From the Flavimarina sp. Hel_I_48 genome, one window contains:
- a CDS encoding group II intron maturase-specific domain-containing protein — MTLFSSKFIYKLETKPSNCPVLRGELNCKTSLKSKVRIRRELREIAFHNKTHRGIQDLAILLNSKIRGWIQYMGR; from the coding sequence TTGACACTATTTTCTTCAAAGTTCATTTATAAGCTGGAAACTAAACCTTCAAACTGTCCAGTTCTTCGGGGGGAGCTCAATTGTAAAACGAGCCTAAAATCGAAGGTTCGCATTAGAAGAGAATTGCGGGAAATTGCCTTCCATAACAAAACCCACCGTGGGATACAAGACTTGGCAATTCTGCTAAATTCTAAAATTCGAGGTTGGATCCAATATATGGGAAGATAA